The following proteins are encoded in a genomic region of Sorangiineae bacterium MSr12523:
- a CDS encoding glycoside hydrolase family 95 protein → MRKVDPKSQLPRLSRMSRRAILRGGGAVGLTTLLGGLRPFTAAAATIARPSKEESTAVAEANATTLWYPAPADEALIVQQGLPVGNGRLGALVAGDPDTDFLYLTDGSLWMGDANDSLDNDGQFSYEGTHFGSFLKLAHIRISIPGHGMSAITNFRRGLDLSNGIVTMSYQRKRTQYRREVFASHPDDVVVIRLRVTTGTDRLTGTVSVEGTRGEPTLAYADSLASGIQSTLGNGLAYAAVATARGVGGTVAMNGSKLAFTNCKEVIIVVSGGTNYRPDPSIDFIDGTVDPVAIAIQRARTAVAVAGDRLQATHTADYRSLYDTMTVNLGTSTATQRSYDTWTRLSVRASDGGTPDPELEASYLQFGRYLTITGSRNWLPLNLQGLWLETNNPDWFSDYHTDINIQMNYWLADRAGLSPCFEVLADYCLSQLPYWSDVTQRLFNDPRNRYRNSSGKVAGWAVAYSTNIYGGNGWWWQPGGNAWLCQTLWEHYEYTLNRDFLAKIYPLLKGAAEFWQARLITTTVTGPDGQAREVLVDDRDWSPEHGPQDAIGITYCQEGAWMLFDYTRKAAALLGADASFADELAALQAKLYLPQVSPKTGWLEEWMSPDNLGETTHRHLSPLIGFFPGDRINTDESPPELIEGVRNLLVARGMESFGWGCAWRSACWARLKNAENAYKLLGTVMKPSINNNNGSAPNFFDMYSQGNRTIFQIEANLGATAAMVEMILYSRPGVIELLPALPSAWAKQGQVTGIGARGGFVVDVAWRNGKVSTVTVRSVGGTETLLRAGSWSTQVRLAPGQSATYRPA, encoded by the coding sequence ATGCGCAAAGTCGATCCGAAGTCCCAATTGCCTCGATTGTCTCGTATGTCGCGTCGCGCCATTTTGCGGGGCGGCGGGGCGGTGGGACTGACGACCCTGCTGGGTGGCCTGCGGCCTTTTACCGCGGCGGCGGCCACGATTGCGCGGCCTTCGAAAGAGGAATCCACCGCGGTGGCCGAGGCCAATGCGACCACGCTTTGGTATCCAGCGCCGGCGGACGAGGCGCTGATCGTGCAGCAAGGCCTTCCGGTCGGCAATGGGCGGCTCGGTGCATTGGTCGCGGGGGATCCGGATACGGACTTCCTTTACCTCACGGATGGCAGCCTCTGGATGGGCGATGCCAATGACTCCCTCGATAACGACGGGCAGTTTTCCTACGAGGGCACGCACTTCGGGTCGTTTTTGAAGCTGGCGCATATTCGCATTTCGATTCCCGGCCACGGCATGTCGGCCATCACGAATTTTCGCCGCGGGCTGGATTTGAGCAACGGCATCGTGACGATGTCCTACCAGCGCAAACGCACGCAATATCGACGCGAGGTGTTCGCGAGCCACCCGGACGACGTCGTGGTCATTCGCCTCCGCGTGACCACGGGCACCGACCGGCTCACCGGCACGGTCTCGGTCGAGGGCACGCGCGGGGAGCCGACGTTGGCCTACGCGGACTCACTGGCCAGCGGCATCCAATCCACCTTGGGCAATGGCCTCGCGTATGCCGCCGTGGCGACCGCCCGCGGTGTCGGCGGAACGGTGGCCATGAATGGCTCCAAGCTGGCCTTTACCAACTGCAAGGAAGTGATCATCGTGGTGAGCGGCGGGACGAATTACCGCCCCGATCCGAGCATCGACTTCATCGACGGTACGGTCGATCCGGTGGCCATTGCCATCCAGCGCGCACGCACGGCGGTCGCGGTGGCCGGCGATCGGCTCCAGGCCACGCACACGGCGGATTATCGCTCCCTTTACGACACGATGACCGTGAACCTGGGCACCTCCACGGCCACGCAGCGCTCGTACGACACATGGACGCGGTTGAGTGTGCGCGCCTCCGACGGCGGCACGCCCGATCCCGAACTCGAGGCGAGCTATTTGCAATTCGGGCGCTACCTCACCATCACCGGCTCGCGCAATTGGCTGCCTTTGAATTTGCAGGGTCTGTGGCTGGAGACCAACAACCCGGATTGGTTCAGCGACTACCACACCGACATCAACATCCAGATGAATTACTGGCTGGCCGATCGCGCCGGGCTTTCGCCCTGTTTCGAAGTGCTGGCCGACTATTGCCTTTCGCAATTGCCCTATTGGAGCGATGTAACGCAGCGGCTCTTCAACGATCCGCGCAACCGATATCGCAATTCGTCGGGCAAGGTCGCCGGCTGGGCAGTGGCCTACTCGACCAACATTTATGGTGGCAATGGCTGGTGGTGGCAGCCGGGTGGCAATGCGTGGCTCTGCCAAACGTTGTGGGAGCATTACGAGTACACGCTGAATCGGGACTTCCTGGCCAAGATTTATCCGCTTTTGAAGGGCGCGGCCGAGTTCTGGCAGGCGCGGCTCATCACGACCACCGTCACGGGGCCGGATGGGCAGGCGCGCGAGGTGTTGGTCGACGATCGCGATTGGTCGCCCGAGCATGGCCCGCAAGACGCCATTGGCATCACGTATTGCCAAGAGGGCGCGTGGATGCTCTTCGATTACACGCGCAAGGCGGCGGCGTTGCTCGGCGCGGACGCGTCCTTTGCGGACGAGCTCGCTGCGCTGCAGGCGAAACTGTACCTCCCCCAGGTCAGCCCCAAAACGGGGTGGCTCGAGGAGTGGATGTCGCCGGACAATTTGGGCGAGACGACGCACCGGCACCTGTCGCCGCTCATCGGGTTCTTCCCGGGGGATCGCATCAACACGGACGAGAGCCCGCCCGAGCTCATCGAGGGCGTGCGCAACCTGCTCGTGGCCCGTGGGATGGAAAGCTTCGGGTGGGGGTGTGCATGGCGGTCGGCGTGCTGGGCGCGCCTCAAAAATGCGGAGAATGCCTACAAACTCCTGGGCACGGTGATGAAGCCATCCATCAACAACAACAATGGATCGGCGCCGAACTTCTTCGACATGTACAGCCAGGGCAACCGCACGATCTTCCAGATCGAGGCCAATTTGGGCGCGACCGCGGCGATGGTGGAGATGATCCTGTACTCGCGGCCCGGCGTCATCGAGCTGCTGCCGGCGCTGCCATCCGCGTGGGCCAAGCAGGGGCAGGTCACCGGCATCGGTGCCCGTGGCGGCTTCGTCGTGGACGTGGCGTGGCGCAATGGCAAGGTCTCCACCGTCACCGTGCGCAGTGTGGGCGGGACCGAAACGCTGCTTCGCGCGGGCTCGTGGAGCACGCAGGTAAGGCTCGCGCCCGGTCAATCGGCGACGTATCGCCCGGCGTAG
- a CDS encoding SDR family oxidoreductase — MNSFEGKVVLITGANSGIGEAAAQAFQQAGANVFGIVRRQDALEAARARHPKIHWLLADVSKSGEIKAAVEAVVREAGRLDAVVNNAAVFYPTPIEKSAEDLVRRQFEANVYGPTYVVQAALPALKKHRGTVLNISSAAGHMPAPNAAHYAATKAALESLTRSWALELAPEGVRVNAIAPGPTETPVFEKAGLPADAVPGLKDTFKKMVPLGRMAAVDEVAHWIVAMADPSVTWLTGQVLSVDGGMSLM, encoded by the coding sequence ATGAACTCATTCGAAGGCAAAGTCGTTCTCATTACGGGCGCCAATTCCGGCATTGGCGAGGCCGCGGCGCAGGCGTTTCAGCAAGCCGGTGCCAACGTGTTCGGCATCGTCCGCCGTCAGGATGCTCTGGAGGCCGCACGGGCGCGCCATCCGAAGATCCATTGGCTGCTCGCCGACGTGTCCAAGTCGGGCGAGATCAAGGCTGCGGTCGAAGCCGTCGTGCGCGAGGCCGGGCGGCTCGATGCGGTGGTGAACAATGCGGCGGTGTTTTACCCGACCCCCATCGAGAAATCCGCCGAGGACCTCGTGCGACGTCAATTCGAGGCGAACGTCTATGGCCCCACGTACGTCGTGCAAGCTGCCCTGCCCGCGCTGAAAAAGCATCGCGGAACGGTGTTGAACATCAGCAGCGCGGCCGGGCACATGCCGGCGCCAAACGCGGCGCATTATGCGGCCACGAAGGCTGCGCTCGAGTCGCTCACGCGGTCGTGGGCCTTGGAGCTTGCCCCCGAGGGCGTCCGCGTCAATGCCATCGCGCCCGGCCCCACCGAGACCCCCGTCTTCGAAAAAGCGGGCCTGCCCGCCGATGCGGTCCCCGGCTTGAAGGACACCTTCAAGAAGATGGTCCCGCTCGGGCGCATGGCGGCCGTCGACGAGGTCGCGCATTGGATCGTCGCCATGGCCGATCCGAGCGTCACCTGGCTCACCGGGCAGGTGCTCTCGGTGGACGGCGGCATGAGCCTCATGTGA
- a CDS encoding LysR family transcriptional regulator: MDLLEKMATFARVVDAGSFSAAAKQLRISAAAVSRQIATLEESIGTPLLLRTTRKMTVTDAGRAYYERCVRILRDVESAQSIGREEGVTGLLTVSAPVSFGLACVVPYMGALMHEHPGLRVDLRLEDRFVDLIADAVDVALRVGREPPSSTGFIAHTLVTYERVLVASPAYLKKHGEPKTPEALGKHDALSHPAGNAQDGWLLWRDGGEVRARPNVVFRCNAPFAVRQLALEGTGIAQLPHWLVMDDLRQRTLRVVLPRWLCGSVTATALLRAEHRKNPRVRAFVDHLRAAFAKQTKNTMSHIIDTA; the protein is encoded by the coding sequence ATGGACTTGCTCGAGAAAATGGCAACCTTCGCGCGCGTCGTGGATGCGGGCAGCTTCTCCGCCGCCGCCAAGCAACTGCGCATCTCCGCTGCCGCCGTGAGCCGGCAGATTGCCACGTTGGAGGAGTCCATCGGCACGCCGCTCTTGCTGCGCACCACGCGAAAGATGACCGTCACCGACGCAGGACGCGCCTACTACGAGCGGTGCGTGCGCATCCTTCGCGACGTGGAAAGCGCGCAGTCCATCGGCCGCGAGGAGGGGGTCACGGGCCTGCTCACAGTGAGCGCGCCCGTGAGCTTCGGCCTTGCCTGCGTGGTGCCGTACATGGGGGCGCTGATGCACGAGCACCCGGGATTGCGCGTCGACCTCCGGCTCGAGGATCGCTTCGTCGATCTCATCGCCGACGCCGTGGACGTGGCACTTCGTGTGGGGCGTGAGCCGCCTTCGAGCACCGGCTTCATCGCGCACACCCTGGTCACGTACGAGCGTGTGCTCGTGGCATCACCGGCCTACTTGAAGAAGCATGGGGAACCCAAGACCCCCGAGGCTCTCGGGAAGCACGATGCGCTCTCCCATCCGGCCGGCAATGCGCAGGATGGGTGGCTCCTCTGGCGTGACGGCGGCGAGGTGCGCGCCCGGCCGAACGTCGTTTTCCGCTGCAATGCCCCTTTTGCCGTTCGGCAATTGGCCTTGGAGGGTACCGGGATTGCGCAATTGCCCCATTGGCTCGTCATGGACGATCTCCGCCAGCGAACCTTGCGGGTGGTGCTTCCGCGTTGGCTTTGCGGCAGTGTCACCGCCACAGCACTGCTCCGCGCCGAACACAGGAAGAATCCGCGCGTGCGCGCCTTCGTCGATCACCTGCGTGCGGCCTTCGCCAAACAAACGAAAAATACGATGTCGCACATCATCGATACTGCTTGA